ATCGTCGCCCGTCTCttctcctcgatcccgcatcgaataatcgcctgaaacatgaaactgaaaaaaacattttaacgtgcatcacataaacataaataattaaaataatgcaatttcataaatcatgcatcacccgaatcattttaaaattaaataaatgatttaacaatttaaataaatgcatagatTTTCCGTGTACTGGTTTTGTGCTCTACAATTGTTGTATCTCTTCTGCTTTTCTTGGCTGCAAATTTGGAAAAACAAACGAGAAAAGAGATTAATTTTCCATGTCCATGTCACACTTAGcataaaattattgatttgtgccaaaaaaataaaataaaataaaaaattaatgagtTTTATCTGCTCACCAAATTGTCcatcaaaatcatatcaatcacaactTATTTCTTATCCTGCTCCAAACCAAGGCAAATCATCTAATaaacaaaaatcagtacacAAGAACAAGTATCTCATCACCTTAATTCCAGTTAACGGTTGACTGATCTCTTCTTCGGGGATAACGACGGGCCATTTCTCACCAGCTTCACGAAACATCTGCTCAGTCTCGAGAAACTGGCCCTTCTCGAGAATCAGGTTGCGGATTTTTTGTGCTGTAGTAGAAGTAGATTCGAAGGTCTCCTCGACGCCGTTGACGAAAGTTACTGTAATCTTAGGCGGGAAATCGTCGGTGCGGCGCTTGACCTGGACCTGGCAACTTGGGTTTGATTCTTTGGCCTTGCGAGCGTTGCACTGAGCTAAGAACTCCATGCACGATGCTATGCATGGGTCCAGTGCGTTGAACTCGATCCTCACATTCGAcaaaaatttcaacattttCTTCTCTCTCCAAAGGTTCGGCAAAGAGAAACGTCCAGAGGTCACTGAGCCGAAAACATTTGTTTgggttttttaattaaataaaacggTTAATTACAgaaatttaccaaaaactaaaaaaaattcaactaatttcaaaaattacatgTCATCTTTTTAAATTGTATCAAATTTAAATGACATTcgtttatgttaaaaaaatacatatacacaccctaaaattttttttaatcttatctACCTCACAATTACCACACCGAATATTAAAGAATacgaacatttaaaaattattatattaagaaaaaatacaaaaaaaaaataagaataaaattaaaccaaaataaaaaattttatttggttgAGAATGTTAAGTTACAAAATAGtatgttttaattaatatactttaaaattaaaatcatataaacaaaaccaaaatatatttatgatttgaatttgtaatttgttgtttgtttttattttaattttttgttgacTTTTtacttaaatatattaaaaataaaactatttCTTGAATTCtcattgaataaaaaattgaaagatgacGTGAAGTACAAAGTATAtgtaattttaaagttaaagaatgtaaatataatattgatataaatatGTAGGTATTGTAATTTTCATAACAAATCAAAGACTGGGTTGAAACCCCAACTCCTTAgatttatcatttaattttatcttttttatattttgatttgataaatattttttttactatttaaataaataatattattaataatgttacaaattttaaaattaaccaatataataatattatatccaaatatatttttttattatttaaataaataatattattaataatgttacaaattttaaaattaaccaatataatattattatcaaaattaaataCGAAAGAATTTTGTTACACCAAaatgatcaataaaatattgaaaatattataactatatgataaaaaaaactaataaattcgaatataaaaataatgaattttatttagaaattcgatttattcattttaatatatattttaaaaaattaatcataatcagactaaataaaaattgattttttgaaTTAATAAAACCAGCTTTTCCACGTTATAACTAGAAACTTAAATATATTTAAGTTAATCATAATCAGActaaattattcaaatttcaaaaaaatatttaacaaattttaattgaataaatattttctaaactGAAATCCACGGTTTTAAATAATATACAATAAAGATAAATTAAACTATGTATAAATCTACAACAAACTTACAATCTGATAGTAGAAAATGTCGGAACACTGTACACGCGAAATAAAATCAGCTGACAAATCACCTGCACTACAAGTtaacaaaattcatgattttaacCAACACTAAAAACTTTATCAAATATTAAAGCTAAAAAACTTACTTCAACTCGAAACTAAAATCGCCTCACAGAGAAAAATGTACCACAGAAGGGAACCGATGATCAAGTAtatatagacaatttgcgacggtatGCCCTATACCGTCACCATTAGCGACGGTGTCCAATAcacgtcgctattagcgacggataaaaactgtcgccgatcatattagataaaaatttaaacaggCGCCAACCATATTAGCGAGAGTTTTAAAGCCGTCGCCGAtttagatcggcgacggtttctGACCTAATAGGCGACGGTTTTGAattgaaccgtcgctaattatagctGAAGCTTTATGACCGTCGCTAATAAGCGACGGTTgatgataaaccgtcgctattggcaaAAGTTGTCTCACCACTTTACCTAGCGATGGTGAAACTAAAATAGTTGCACGATTTAATGAAGGTGTACATTTTGGATTTGGGTGTGAGTAAATAAATACAATTAATGATTAAATTAATAACTATTATGATGAAAAGGCAGCTGattaataacatttttttaatgttttgaaattaaaatctattaaatttctTGTTCATATAAATGCAAAGCTTCAAATTGTTGAATGTTTTCTCTGGAGTCAAACTAGGGTAGCTGAATCATTACGAGAAGGAGACCACTTGGAAGACTGAGACCAAGATAAAAAGTCTTTATCTAGAGCTATTCGATACGTTTTAATTTCGATGACAAAATTCTTTATaaaggggaggaattgtaagtaGGATGACCAGCTATGCGAACATCACGACGCAAGATCGGTCGTCATCCGTTCATGAAGTGTCTCAGTTTCTCTTTGGCATAATTAGTtattaggggcacaaagtgacacctTTGCTCGAATTTCCTCATGAACTCCGCCACACTGCGATCTCCCTGCCTCAACGTCATAAAATCCCTAGTCAGTCGGGAGCGTACCTCATCAGTGACTTTCCcgcataaacaatttcataaaatcatatttcgtGCTTATCAtcgtaatcataaatcattttttcatAGAATTAAGTTCAATGCAAGTGGTACATAACATAATACGTTTGATCAAACTACACCACATTACTAGCCCGACAGGtgcaccacagcccttggactggatctCCGCTCCCTAACATAGCATCATTCCTCCATTGAGGTTGGAGAAGTCCTCGGACACGTTCTCtccaaacccgtaacataatttggccacaagtCAATCGCATaccttaaaaataattattttgcacgtcatacatacttatgAACGTCGTGAATCTCGTTGGATCGTCCCTAGGCATGCTGCCGTaacatactaaaatttatacCCAAAGTAGCCCCTAAGGTGCGTTCAGACACATATGACTCCCGATTTATACAGAACCATttagtgttagagtaggtgcccgtcgaacCAAGTGTTGGCTGAGGGTTCATgattaaactctatgtataaacaatctttattttaattatatttgaaattattgttatgacacatctttatctgtatatcatgctagttgcatagataaagtccttgaatatacaaatagtagaaagaatatgagatgttcatatgatgaatatcatgaaactcatatttggaatactgtatattctaaacagttcctagtcgattcaactgtcgctaagaaggataaaggccgctcgagtttgagactggtatctgcaatgtgagtaccatgtttcattggtaggggacattgtgatgtccgaacatgcagataggtcctccttgtagagtgcactaaaCAATCCTTCATAAAAGACTTtctaagtggttctcacttatcgagtggaaacgtcctagtttatggttgtacaccattagtccttatgacccgtgACAACATTGAAACTATATATgttagcattgcactttgacttgtttaccgactctcatgagGTCATCAgatggcaaggttgggtgttctgtcgaaacatataggagtcgatgcattgtagtcggggattcaccgcttaccttcggatatggatatcctatgtgtatgtagtttgaaatctctgatcagagtgttggtggtaattatgaaagtggtttcatagattacaccgtCGATgtaactacgacatgacacatagtatcgattctttgacagctcttgatataccaatagttgtcgaatcggtcgggatatatgagatgaagagaccgtactgtacgctagctataattgaatggttcttgcaagcactatcatttgatacctagggaatcatgttaGCGATGCTGTTAGGCGTTtgacatgattggttgggtactatcatacttgagttctgacgttcttattatcaaggagttgataagtaagaatggatcaactggggtatgctcatataaggacatgctTAGTCTCAAATCACATTGAGATTGAATCcatggctagttgtatcattgaaccattgagggtcacacaagtgctaactttctagatcgcattgagaagtaaaataattCATGTGTTGAACGGATTATAAAGAAGTTTACAAGTATaaggaaaattaaaagtatgacttctatgaggggaatgtaacttttaatttgtggaagtgttcctaaattaaaagttgttcaaataaataatgtatttgaaaattgtgattttcataaacattattatggactaaattaaattaattcaagtgttgaattaattaaacactagtgggcctagtagagttcaaataattaaattaattcaagtgttgaattaattaaataacatttaatcttgtagagctcaattggaaataattattcaactaatgggcttgagtaaaatcaaataaagtttaaatggtttCAAATGAggttgagatatttaaataaaagtccatgtgctttgtaattgttacaagcccaaataaaatgcatgcgtgagaggtgaaaggttggaggctactttttcaataaacaaggcatGACATGCCCATGCACTTTTTCACTTTTTCaagaaccaagaaaagtcttccaacCCTTTTTTCTCCCTCATGGTGGCCGAAACTTCTCATTATTATTCTTTCCAATTTTTCTTCATTAATTAAAGTAAAACACTTAATTAATATCCTAAGTAAATTATAAAAGAGTCCTAACCCTACCCCCAACCCAATTCACGTGGAGCAACTCACCCACACCACctgacacacacacaaacacacacaagccacacacacacaaaatacaTGAGTTTCTTAGGTTGGAGAAGTGAGTTTTTGGCACCTTCTTCTAGCAAACACCATCACCGAAGCATCACCCACAATTCTGAAGGATTTTTGGATCCTTGGAAGCAAGGAAAACGCAGCACAACGCCTCCGTTCGTCCTCTGTTCTTCCCCGCGACGATATTCGACGGTTCGAGCgtttaaaaacgcaaaggcatgttttaatctttttttcatgcatcgatcttgtcatattatgtatgttgatacaaattatgcatgaaaatttattgtttatatgcaAACATGCGATTAAAACAATCGAAAccgttttctgaaaattttgtgGCATGTTTCATACGTATTCTTGAGTTCTTTGATTAAAGCCTTCAGTTGGTCTCTCCTGGGACATGTTGCTGCTGTATGAGTATGATTTGGAGTGTGTTTAGATACTGGTAGATGGTCTGGAAAGGGGTAGGAGCCGCTGGTAAAGCGAGAAGTCGTGGGCTGGATAGGCTATGCTTGTTTCTGCACGTAAGGGGCTGTAGTAGGTTGCTGGTTCAGATTCCAGGCAGGGCCTGGTTTGGGGCTCGCATCCATGGTTAGGGACGTGAGTTAGGGTCCTAAGGGGATCCTAGACGAGGTGGTTCATGGGCATGATGACTAGGAAGATGGCTAGGACTAGAAAACCACAGCTGCTCGGGATTGGAGTGCAAGTAGGGGCTGTAGGTGTTGGATCTAGTTGTTCGACGTAGGGCTGGTCCAGGGATCTTAGCTACGGTTTGGGACATGtattagggtcctaggatgagccTAGTGGTGGTCGTTCATGGGCTAGAGTGACAGCAAGAAGGCTGGAACAGAAATTCGAAAGTTGCACAGAATTGGTCTCACATGAGGGACtgtcatgtttctgatttttttggGGCTTAGGCGCTGGTCCTGAGTAAAAAAGGGCTTAACCATGgtcttaagttatgtctaagggTCGAGTCTAGGGCCTGGTTCGGGTTCGGTTTGAATCGGTTGAAGCGTGAAGTCGTTAGAAGCACATAACAGTCGTAGCGCGTTTCCTTGGGACAAGTTGTTTTCTATGGATCGTAGGCTGCTGTAAGTTGGTTCGATCATTGTTTGGGGATATTTTATGCTTTTGGACAGTAGGTTAGAGTGTTGGCTAAGAATGGTTCGAGTCCCGAGTCGTTCGGTAAGTCGTaggctattttaattaattcgggaGTCGCATGGATACATTTGTTTTTTGGTGCTAAGTTTAGTTATTTAAATTCTAAGGTTATGGAAGCAAGTCCAGGGTGTTCCAACGAAGTCCACGATGTTTGTAAATATGTATCatgtgcaaaataattatttttgagctatgcaatttgtcttgtggccaaattatgttacgggattggaaagcggtaaagtataaccgaggacctctccacccgatAAATTATGACCGGAgatttatgtatgtgggagtggacatCTAGTCGAAAGGCTGTGGTGATTcctaccagcccagtactgtagtttagtttgatcaaacgatttatgtgtataagccacttgcattgaatagaactctacgcaaaattatttatgtttatgattatgcataacaagtatgaaaaatatgattttatgatttttatgaaattgtttatgcaaTAAAGTCGCGTTATACATATTTAGgcctataatattttatgtacaagctaagtttaaattgcatgtatttttattacgtattattcgttattcatggtttatgcatgttgagtcattagactcactagacttggtcgatgcagatgatgtagttgaggagacaggaggcggTGACCAGTGAGCAGGATCGGGCCAGTGGcagtgcaaacccgaggactttttagtttaagttatattattatGCACGttctttcaaattatttacTCTGACTTTTGATTTATTAGGATTGGTgataatcaaattaaatttataatttgatagactatttttaaatttaattagtatattttttggattttaggaTTAATTGGATGTTGgggatttattttaaatgatggagttttaatattaattttattttactatGAGTAGTGaccgttaatttattttaagagcaatacttttaataaatcatttaataagaaaattttaaatttttccgcaaatgttaaagtattagtattttaagaATCGGTTCGtcatagttggtatcagagcgcaAGGTTTCCTGATATAGGGTTTTGCCACTGctggttgcgagaagctcatgaagtcacgcctcaagtctgtaaattgtggtacagtatgcctcctagacgtgttATTGACCGTGAGAGCCGTGAGGCTCATGATGAGCAGAGGAATGCCCCTCCACGTCCACCACCAGACCTTCAGTCTCAGATGCTCGCGGGTATGACTCAGTTTTTTTGTACAGTTTTCGAGGAACAATAATGAGGTAGTGGATAGGAGGACAAGGCTTGAGGTGGTGTATGAGCGTTTCCGTAAGATGGACCCCAAGGACTTTGGGGATACGACTGATCCTATGGTGGCAGAGGGATGTATTAAGTTCATAGAGGTGATCTTTACctttatggagctgcaggatgctgATATTGTTAGGTGTGCCACTTGTTTGCTGAAGGACGATGCTCGGTTATGGTGGGAAAGAGCATCAGTGTCGGTTAATCTGTAGACTCTGACTTGGGAAGGCttcaaggaggttttctactccaagtatttcACTGATGAGGTACGCTCCCGATTGACTAGAGAGTTTATGACGTTAAGACAAAGAGACCGCAGTGTGGCAGAGTTCGTGAGAAAATTCGACCAGGGGTGTCACTTcgtgcccctgatagctaataACGCAAGGGAGAAaatgaggcatttcatggatgaaTTACGGCCGATATTGAGCTGTGATGTTCGTGTTGCTGGTCCTTCTACTTATGTCATTGCAGTTACCAGAGCTTTAGCGGCTGAACAGGATTTGAAGGACATCGAGACttataggcagggcaagaggcccttcCAGGCATC
The DNA window shown above is from Primulina huaijiensis isolate GDHJ02 chromosome 12, ASM1229523v2, whole genome shotgun sequence and carries:
- the LOC140989441 gene encoding uncharacterized protein codes for the protein MLKFLSNVRIEFNALDPCIASCMEFLAQCNARKAKESNPSCQVQVKRRTDDFPPKITVTFVNGVEETFESTSTTAQKIRNLILEKGQFLETEQMFREAGEKWPVVIPEEEISQPLTGIKPRKAEEIQQL